A single Lactuca sativa cultivar Salinas chromosome 8, Lsat_Salinas_v11, whole genome shotgun sequence DNA region contains:
- the LOC111900748 gene encoding uncharacterized protein LOC111900748 gives MQSRRHEDYASESSYGRGRRNTDHVPDGYLMRSPHSKRSWSPRRMEHPSYSDRVLTRHRGDSMERRRLVDDGSRRIRSRSPPILEAKRVRPFYNDDWVVDRDLSTGERQSRYEFFDHMDMKHGDVDSPTRNEFSYGRGSSRTAIIDEKFEGRRIDSGMGEMVSGKSAFTGLYRSTREVGMGPTSRPESSKDISSSSLNIGLEHPEKERFRYPDTRGSFSFDKYTSMKQYGDDGDKHMVLLRDPTYSNLPASRSKESMSASHMKDYTRTSPQKSRIDHLGYRNDIPLSRDNHPLNSSNTSHSHPLSPSRYEQRQHLDHGRDPYLDYNEDAGQYHHDTFSPPRTRHLDSLHLQPRIQEREDYLYPSDDMYEKMDMRERVDYREREILKPNMLEHVTHRAEASDFSHRSRTSLDYLSLEKPPATHNIEKREHTKYLDPDSVHTRIGRKISREEEIPYMGMPQDCEIERVRVDYDYKHDVGIESHKERRRDSPRFLYEMERIRPTERTHRMEERHGLSPYDSSSRFMKRKYIVDDEENRIPITSRRHNQDFSDEEWIDEEWIDQETRGSNYTKRRDHIHDHGFSRRVDRIYDETEELMHDHHHHPMKSYKFEDKYAKGYSRSGGYNSNSNSHHQNKKHVLSKWKNLPRRSEIDIDNDNDNDMYSGEINQYEDWSNVAKSEPREDSQEFKQLVHDFFLSFTKKLNENSSVRRRYMEQGRGGSLFCIVCGRSLSKEFMDTQRLAMHAFMSRKVGLRAQHLALHKVICYMLGWNGSLPQETLRWFPEPLSSNESLAQKEDLIIWPPLVIVHNISILNNDSNANGVGPTSIEELGQFLRGKGLSGGKVRLGKYANCSIMLVKFLGTFSGLQEAEKIHEYFVKNKHGRKYLEQITSGKGKSKDGEGENGNNGDKEGERVVFGYMGIAEDLDKVDFDTKRKCSIKSKKEIKDIADAPVKAE, from the exons ATGCAATCTCGAAGACACGAAGATTATGCTTCCGAATCTTCTTATGGACGCGGCCGTCGCAACACTGATCACGTTCCAGATGGTTACTTAATGAGGTCGCCTCACTCGAAGAGGAGTTGGAGCCCTCGGAGAATGGAACATCCTTCTTACTCCGATCGGGTGTTAACTCGTCATAGGGGTGATTCCATGGAGAGAAGAAGGCTTGTGGACGATGGTAGTAGAAGAATTCGATCTAGGTCACCTCCTATTCTAGAGGCCAAAAGAGTACGCCCTTTCTACAACGACGACTGGGTTGTTGATAGAGACTTATCTACTGGTGAACGACAATCAAGATATGAGTTCTTCGATCATATGGACATGAAACATGGTGATGTTGATTCTCCTACCAGGAACGAGTTCAGTTATGGCCGGGGTTCTTCCAGAACAGCTATAATAGACGAAAAATTTGAAGGTAGGAGGATAGACAGTGGGATGGGTGAAATGGTGAGTGGGAAATCAGCATTTACAGGACTCTACAGATCAACCCGAGAAGTGGGAATGGGACCCACCTCCAGACCTGAAAGCAGTAAAGATATCTCATCATCATCACTGAACATTGGTTTAGAACACCCTGAAAAAGAAAGATTTCGGTACCCAGATACCCGAGGCTCATTTTCATTCGATAAATACACATCTATGAAGCAATATGGGGATGATGGGGATAAACATATGGTTCTTCTGAGGGATCCCACTTACTCAAATTTGCCAGCATCTAGGTCTAAGGAATCAATGAGTGCATCTCACATGAAGGATTATACAAGAACATCTCCACAAAAGTCAAGAATTGATCATTTAGGTTATCGAAATGACATACCTTTATCAAGAGACAATCATCCATTGAACTCTTCAAATACATCACATTCACATCCTTTGTCTCCCTCCAGGTATGAACAAAGGCAGCATTTGGACCATGGAAGAGACCCGTATCTGGACTACAATGAGGATGCAGGTCAATACCATCATGACACATTTAGTCCTCCAAGAACCAGACATCTTGATTCTTTGCATCTTCAACCACGAATACAAGAAAGAGAGGACTACTTATATCCATCTGATGACATGTATGAAAAGATGGATATGCGTGAAAGAGTGGACTACAGGGAAAGGGAGATCTTGAAACCAAATATGTTGGAACATGTTACACATCGAGCAGAAGCATCTGATTTTTCTCACAGGAGTAGAACTTCATTGGACTATCTTTCTTTGGAGAAGCCACCAGCTACACATAACATTGAAAAAAGAGAACATACAAAGTATCTTGATCCAGATAGTGTTCACACGCGTATTGGGAGGAAAATATCTAGAGAAGAGGAAATTCCATACATGGGTATGCCACAAGATTGTGAAATAGAACGTGTGAGAGTAGATTATGATTATAAACATGATGTAGGTATAGAATCTCATAAGGAAAGAAGAAGAGATTCACCAAGATTCTTATATGAAATGGAAAGGATTAGACCTACTGAAAGAACACATAGGATGGAAGAAAGACATGGCCTTTCTCCATATGACTCATCAAGTAGGTTTATGAAGAGGAAATACATAGTGGATGATGAAGAAAATAGGATTCCAATTACTTCTAGAAGACACAATCAAGATTTTAGTGATGAGGAGTGGATAGATGAGGAATGGATAGATCAAGAAACCAGAGGTTCAAATTATACTAAAAGAAGGGACCATATCCATGACCATGGATTCAGTAGAAGGGTAGACAGGATTTATGATGAAACAGAAGAACTCATGcatgatcatcatcatcatcctatGAAATCGTATAAATTCGAAGATAAATATGCAAAAGGGTATTCAAGATCTGGTGGTTATAATTCTAATTCAAATTCACACCATCAAAACAAAAAGCATGTTCTTTCCAAATGGAAGAATCTACCAAGAAGAAGTGAAATTGACATTGACAATGACAATGACAATGACATGTACTCTGGTGAAATCAATCAGTATGAAGATTGGTCAAATGTTGCAAAATCAGAACCACGTGAAGACTCTCAAGAATTCAAACAACTTGTACATGATTTCTTCTTATCTTTCACAAAAAAATTGAATGAAAACTCAAGTGTGAGAAGAAGATACATGGAGCAAGGGAGAGGAGGTAGCTTATTCTGCATCGTTTGTGGCAGAAG TCTTTCAAAAGAGTTTATGGACACACAAAGGTTAGCAATGCATGCTTTCATGTCACGAAAAGTTGGATTAAGAGCACAACATTTAGCACTTCACAAGGTGATTTGTTATATGTTAGGCTGGAATGGTTCTTTACCTCAAGAAACCCTTAGATGGTTTCCAGAACCTCTCTCCTCTAATGAATCTTTGGCCCAAAAAGAAGATCTTATAATCTGGCCTCCACTTGTCATAGTTCATAACATATCAATCTTGAACAACGATTCAAATGCCAACGGAGTGGGACCCACATCCATTGAAGAACTCGGACAGTTTCTGAGAG GTAAAGGTTTGAGTGGAGGGAAAGTTAGACTTGGGAAATATGCAAATTGCAGCATAATGTTGGTGAAGTTTTTGGGTACGTTTTCTGGGCTACAAGAAGCAGAAAAGATTCATGAATATTTTGTGAAGAATAAACATGGAAGGAAATATCTTGAACAAATTACTTCTGGAAAAGGGAAAAGCAAAGATGGGGAGGGTGAAAATGGGAATAATGGAGATAAAGAGGGTGAGAGAGTAGTGTTTGGGTACATGGGTATTGCTGAAGATTTGGATAAAGTTGATTTTGATACAAAAAGGAAAtgttccattaagagcaagaagGAAATTAAGGACATTGCTGATGCTCCTGTGAAAGCTGAGTAA
- the LOC111900747 gene encoding pleiotropic drug resistance protein 2 isoform X2, with product MLKQVPDNGRTNIANIDHLDKKQLMESVLKIVEEDNETFLRRLRERTDRVGIETPKIEVRYKNLSIEGDVFIGSRALPTLFNATLNAIEGFLQVIRLVPSNKEVLKILQDVSGIVRPSRMTLLLGPPSSGKTTFLKTLAGVHEKDLTLKGEVTYCGHKMSEFIPQRTCAYISQHDVHHGEMTVRETFDFAGRCLGVGTRYDLLAELVRREKIAGITPDPDIDAFMKATAMACQESSVVTDYVLKILGLDICADIMVGNEMRRGISGGQKKRVTTGEMLVGPAKVFFMDEISTGLDSSTTYQIVTYMKQMVHIMDMTMIVSLLQPSPETFELFDDIILLSEGQIVYQGPRVYVLEFFENVGFKCPERKGVADFLQEVTSRKDQEQYWFKKDEPYRFISAPEFAHLFSRSLLGEALSHDLESNYEKTSVHPAALVKEKYGISNFDLLRVNLAREWLLMKRNAFLYIFKTFQITVMSIFAFTVFFRTTMKSGQLKDGGKYMGALFFSLLTVMFNGAAELALTVMRLPVFFKQRDSLFYPAWAFALPIWLLKIPISVVESCIWILMTYYTIGFAPSVSRFFKQLLAYICVHQMALCLFRFLASLGRIQVVASALGTFTLLLVFVFGGFIVAKDDIEPWMIWGYYASPMMYGQNAIMLNEFLDDRWNTPNPDPRINEPTVGKVLLSSRGMFMNDYMFWVCVGALCAYSLIFTIFFILALTYLNRKFMFCVLCIEMSGRKANGSKRKGMVLPFKPLSLAFNHVNYYVDMPAEMKTQGLEDDHLQLLRDVSGVFRPGILTALVGVSGAGKTTLMDVLAGRKTGGYIEGNISISGYPKNQATFARVSGYCEQNDIHSPHVTVYESLVYSAWLRLPPDVTHESRHMFVEEVMNLIELNSVRNSLVGLPGVDGLSTEQRKRLTIAVELVANPCIIFMDEPTSGLDARAAAIVMRTVRNTVDTGRTVVCTIHQPSIDIFEAFDELLLMKRGGQVIYAGPLGHHSDLLIEYFQSIPGVTEIKDGQNPATWMLDVSSSMVEAHLGIDFATTYANSELYRRNQELIKELSTPAPGSRDLHFKTKYSQSFFTQYKACFWKQRLSYWRHPQYNVVRFLMTMIIGIIFGIIFWNKGQQTSRQQDLMNMLGAMYAAVMFLGGTNTSSVQAVVSIERTVFYREKAAGMYSPLPYAFAQVAIEVIYVCIQTFIYSLLLFLMIGFAWSARKFFWFYFFVCMCFTYFTLYGMMLVALTPNYHIAAITMSFFLSFWNLFSGFLIPRTQIPIWWRWYYWGSPVAWTLYGLITSQVGENENLVEVPGADSMSVKAFIKSFLGYDYDFLPYVAMAHVLWVVLFFIVFACGIKFLNFQKR from the exons ATGTTGAAGCAAGTTCCTGACAATGGAAGAACCAACATCGCCAATATTGATCATCTGGATAAGAAGCAGCTTATGGAGAGTGTACTAAAAATTGTCGAAGAAGATAATGAGACTTTTCTTCGCCGTCTTCGAGAAAGAACTGATAG GGTTGGGATTGAAACGCCAAAGATTGAAGTTCGTTACAAGAATCTATCGATTGAAGGAGATGTATTCATAGGGTCGAGGGCACTTCCAACATTGTTCAATGCCACCCTTAATGCCATAGAG GGATTTCTCCAAGTCATTAGGCTTGTTCCATCCAACAAAGAAGTTCTTAAAATATTGCAAGATGTGAGTGGAATCGTTAGACCATCGAG GATGACACTGCTTCTTGGACCTCCAAGCTCTGGGAAAACGACCTTTCTGAAGACACTTGCTGGAGTACATGAAAAGGATCTAACATTAAAAGGAGAAGTTACTTACTGTGGACATAAAATGTCCGAGTTCATTCCTCAGAGAACTTGCGCATATATCAGCCAACACGATGTCCACCATGGTGAGATGACTGTTAGAGAGACGTTTGATTTTGCTGGACGTTGCCTTGGTGTAGGAACAAGATACGACCTTTTGGCTGAACTTGTGAGACGCGAGAAAATAGCAGGGATTACACCAGACCCTGATATCGATGCTTTCATGAAAGCCACAGCAATGGCTTGTCAAGAATCAAGTGTTGTTACAGACTATGTTCTCAAG ATACTTGGATTAGACATATGTGCGGATATCATGGTAGGTAATGAGATGCGAAGAGGAATCTCTGGTGGCCAGAAGAAACGTGTCACTACTG GAGAAATGCTGGTAGGACCTGCGAAAGTatttttcatggatgaaatttcGACTGGTTTGGATAGTTCAACTACTTATCAGATTGTTACGTATATGAAACAAATGGTTCATATCATGGATATGACCATGATTGTCTCGCTTCTGCAGCCTTCACCTGAAACATTCGAGTTATTCGATGACATTATACTCCTTTCAGAAGGTCAAATTGTGTATCAAGGCCCACGTGTATATGTTCTTGAGTTCTTTGAAAATGTGGGATTCAAATGTCCAGAAAGGAAAGGAGTAGCAGATTTTTTACAAGAGGTTACTTCAAGAAAAGATCAAGAACAGTACTGGTTCAAGAAAGATGAACCCTATCGCTTCATCTCTGCACCTGAATTCGCTCATCTATTCAGTCGTTCTTTACTTGGAGAGGCTCTTTCTCATGATCTTGAAAGTAATTACGAGAAAACCAGTGTGCATCCCGCTGCTTTAGTGAAAGAAAAGTATGGTATATCAAATTTCGACCTTCTAAGAGTGAATTTAGCGAGAGAATGGTTGCTAATGAAGCGCAACGCCTTCTTgtacatttttaaaacatttcagaTTACAGTCATGTCGATTTTTGCATTCACTGTGTTCTTTAGAACAACGATGAAAAGTGGTCAGCTTAAAGATGGTGGAAAATATATGGGAGCATTGTTCTTTAGTCTCCTTACTGTGATGTTTAATGGTGCTGCTGAGCTGGCGCTAACTGTTATGAGGCTTCCTGTCTTCTTCAAACAAAGAGATTCTTTGTTTTACCCTGCATGGGCATTCGCCCTCCCTATTTGGCTTTTGAAGATTCCAATATCAGTCGTGGAGTCTTGCATATGGATTCTTATGACATATTACACCATTGGGTTTGCTCCTTCAGTTAGCAGGTTTTTTAAACAACTTTTGGCTTATATCTGCGTACACCAAATGGCTTTGTGTCTCTTTCGATTTCTTGCTTCACTTGGGAGAATACAGGTGGTTGCTAGTGCTCTTGGTACCTTTACACTGCTATTAGTTTTTGTATTCGGTGGATTCATCGTAGCAAAAG ATGACATTGAGCCATGGATGATATGGGGCTATTACGCTTCACCCATGATGTATGGACAGAATGCCATCATGCTCAATGAGTTTTTAGACGATAGATGGAACACT CCGAATCCTGACCCACGAATCAATGAACCTACAGTAGGCAAGGTTCTTCTTAGTTCAAGAGGCATGTTCATGAATGATTATATGTTTTGGGTTTGTGTTGGTGCACTCTGTGCGTATTCACTGATCTTTACTATCTTCTTCATTTTAGCACTCACTTACTTGAATCGTAAGTTCATGTtttgtgtgttat GTATAGAAATGTCAGGAAGGAAGGCAAATGGGTCTAAAAGGAAAGGAATGGTGCTTCCATTTAAGCCATTGTCACTTGCATTTAATCATGTCAATTACTATGTAGATATGCCTGCA GAAATGAAAACTCAAGGACTTGAGGATGATCATCTACAACTTCTACGAGATGTAAGTGGTGTCTTTAGACCTGGTATTTTGACAGCTTTAGTTGGTGTTAGTGGTGCTGGAAAGACTACTTTGATGGATGTTTTAGCCGGAAGAAAGACTGGTGGCTACATCGAAGGGAATATCAGCATTTCCGGCTACCCTAAGAATCAAGCAACATTTGCTCGTGTGAGTGGATATTGTGAACAAAATGATATCCATTCTCCACACGTTACAGTTTATGAATCTCTCGTGTATTCTGCATGGCTACGTCTCCCTCCAGATGTAACTCATGAATCACGACAC ATGTTTgtggaggaagttatgaatttgatCGAGTTAAATTCTGTAAGGAATTCGCTAGTCGGGCTTCCAGGTGTAGATGGTCTCTCGACTGAACAAAGAAAGAGACTCACAATAGCCGTTGAGTTGGTTGCTAATCCTTGCATTATCTTCATGGACGAGCCCACATCAGGGCTCGATGCAAGGGCTGCAGCCATTGTCATGCGAACAGTCAGGAACACGGTTGATACGGGTAGAACAGTTGTCTGCACGATTCACCAACCAAGCATCGACATTTTTGAAGCGTTTGATGAG CTTTTGTTGATGAAAAGAGGGGGTCAGGTTATTTACGCTGGACCTCTCGGACACCATTCTGACCTACTAATCGAATACTTCCAA tCAATTCCAGGGGTTACCGAGATAAAAGATGGTCAAAATCCAGCGACATGGATGCTTGATGTCAGTTCTTCCATGGTTGAAGCTCATCTTGGTATTGATTTTGCAACAACCTATGCTAATTCAGAACTGTATAG GAGGAACCAGGAGCTCATAAAGGAGCTGAGCACACCAGCACCAGGATCCCGAGACCTCCATTTTAAGACAAAGTACTCACAATCGTTTTTCACACAATACAAAGCCTGTTTTTGGAAACAACGTTTGTCTTACTGGAGACATCCACAATACAATGTTGTTCGGTTCTTGATGACAATGATAATTGGGATTATTTTCGGGATAATCTTCTGGAACAAAGGCCAACAAAC GAGTCGGCAACAAGATCTGATGAACATGTTGGGAGCAATGTATGCTGCTGTCATGTTTCTTGGAGGAACCAATACTTCTTCTGTACAAGCTGTGGTATCCATTGAAAGAACCGTTTTCTATCGTGAAAAAGCTGCAGGGATGTATTCACCACTCCCATATGCATTTGCTCAG GTTGCAATCGAGGTGATTTATGTTTGCATTCAAACGTTCATTTACAGTCTTCTACTTTTCTTGATGATTGGATTCGCATGGTCAGCTAGAAAGTTCTTCTGGTTCTACTTCTTTGTGTGTATGTGCTTCACTTACTTCACATTATATGGGATGATGCTTGTAGCCCTCACTCCAAACTACCACATTGCTGCCATTACCATGTCCTTCTTCCTCAGTTTCTGGAACTTGTTCTCTGGCTTCCTAATCCCTAGAACA CAAATTCCGATATGGTGGAGGTGGTATTACTGGGGTTCTCCAGTGGCTTGGACATTGTATGGGCTTATTACATCTCAAGTTGGTGAAAATGAGAACCTTGTTGAAGTTCCTGGAGCTGATTCCATGTCTGTGAAGGCGTTCATCAAGAGTTTCTTGGGATATGATTATGATTTTCTTCCTTATGTTGCAATGGCTCATGTTCTTTGGGTTGTTCTCTTCTTTATTGTCTTTGCTTGTGGAATCAAATTTCTTAATTTTCAAAAACGATAG
- the LOC111900747 gene encoding pleiotropic drug resistance protein 2 isoform X1: MLKQVPDNGRTNIANIDHLDKKQLMESVLKIVEEDNETFLRRLRERTDRVGIETPKIEVRYKNLSIEGDVFIGSRALPTLFNATLNAIEGFLQVIRLVPSNKEVLKILQDVSGIVRPSRMTLLLGPPSSGKTTFLKTLAGVHEKDLTLKGEVTYCGHKMSEFIPQRTCAYISQHDVHHGEMTVRETFDFAGRCLGVGTRYDLLAELVRREKIAGITPDPDIDAFMKATAMACQESSVVTDYVLKILGLDICADIMVGNEMRRGISGGQKKRVTTGEMLVGPAKVFFMDEISTGLDSSTTYQIVTYMKQMVHIMDMTMIVSLLQPSPETFELFDDIILLSEGQIVYQGPRVYVLEFFENVGFKCPERKGVADFLQEVTSRKDQEQYWFKKDEPYRFISAPEFAHLFSRSLLGEALSHDLESNYEKTSVHPAALVKEKYGISNFDLLRVNLAREWLLMKRNAFLYIFKTFQITVMSIFAFTVFFRTTMKSGQLKDGGKYMGALFFSLLTVMFNGAAELALTVMRLPVFFKQRDSLFYPAWAFALPIWLLKIPISVVESCIWILMTYYTIGFAPSVSRFFKQLLAYICVHQMALCLFRFLASLGRIQVVASALGTFTLLLVFVFGGFIVAKDDIEPWMIWGYYASPMMYGQNAIMLNEFLDDRWNTPNPDPRINEPTVGKVLLSSRGMFMNDYMFWVCVGALCAYSLIFTIFFILALTYLNPLKDSKTVVPTEDEEIQLPTSPTDQGRKANGSKRKGMVLPFKPLSLAFNHVNYYVDMPAEMKTQGLEDDHLQLLRDVSGVFRPGILTALVGVSGAGKTTLMDVLAGRKTGGYIEGNISISGYPKNQATFARVSGYCEQNDIHSPHVTVYESLVYSAWLRLPPDVTHESRHMFVEEVMNLIELNSVRNSLVGLPGVDGLSTEQRKRLTIAVELVANPCIIFMDEPTSGLDARAAAIVMRTVRNTVDTGRTVVCTIHQPSIDIFEAFDELLLMKRGGQVIYAGPLGHHSDLLIEYFQSIPGVTEIKDGQNPATWMLDVSSSMVEAHLGIDFATTYANSELYRRNQELIKELSTPAPGSRDLHFKTKYSQSFFTQYKACFWKQRLSYWRHPQYNVVRFLMTMIIGIIFGIIFWNKGQQTSRQQDLMNMLGAMYAAVMFLGGTNTSSVQAVVSIERTVFYREKAAGMYSPLPYAFAQVAIEVIYVCIQTFIYSLLLFLMIGFAWSARKFFWFYFFVCMCFTYFTLYGMMLVALTPNYHIAAITMSFFLSFWNLFSGFLIPRTQIPIWWRWYYWGSPVAWTLYGLITSQVGENENLVEVPGADSMSVKAFIKSFLGYDYDFLPYVAMAHVLWVVLFFIVFACGIKFLNFQKR; this comes from the exons ATGTTGAAGCAAGTTCCTGACAATGGAAGAACCAACATCGCCAATATTGATCATCTGGATAAGAAGCAGCTTATGGAGAGTGTACTAAAAATTGTCGAAGAAGATAATGAGACTTTTCTTCGCCGTCTTCGAGAAAGAACTGATAG GGTTGGGATTGAAACGCCAAAGATTGAAGTTCGTTACAAGAATCTATCGATTGAAGGAGATGTATTCATAGGGTCGAGGGCACTTCCAACATTGTTCAATGCCACCCTTAATGCCATAGAG GGATTTCTCCAAGTCATTAGGCTTGTTCCATCCAACAAAGAAGTTCTTAAAATATTGCAAGATGTGAGTGGAATCGTTAGACCATCGAG GATGACACTGCTTCTTGGACCTCCAAGCTCTGGGAAAACGACCTTTCTGAAGACACTTGCTGGAGTACATGAAAAGGATCTAACATTAAAAGGAGAAGTTACTTACTGTGGACATAAAATGTCCGAGTTCATTCCTCAGAGAACTTGCGCATATATCAGCCAACACGATGTCCACCATGGTGAGATGACTGTTAGAGAGACGTTTGATTTTGCTGGACGTTGCCTTGGTGTAGGAACAAGATACGACCTTTTGGCTGAACTTGTGAGACGCGAGAAAATAGCAGGGATTACACCAGACCCTGATATCGATGCTTTCATGAAAGCCACAGCAATGGCTTGTCAAGAATCAAGTGTTGTTACAGACTATGTTCTCAAG ATACTTGGATTAGACATATGTGCGGATATCATGGTAGGTAATGAGATGCGAAGAGGAATCTCTGGTGGCCAGAAGAAACGTGTCACTACTG GAGAAATGCTGGTAGGACCTGCGAAAGTatttttcatggatgaaatttcGACTGGTTTGGATAGTTCAACTACTTATCAGATTGTTACGTATATGAAACAAATGGTTCATATCATGGATATGACCATGATTGTCTCGCTTCTGCAGCCTTCACCTGAAACATTCGAGTTATTCGATGACATTATACTCCTTTCAGAAGGTCAAATTGTGTATCAAGGCCCACGTGTATATGTTCTTGAGTTCTTTGAAAATGTGGGATTCAAATGTCCAGAAAGGAAAGGAGTAGCAGATTTTTTACAAGAGGTTACTTCAAGAAAAGATCAAGAACAGTACTGGTTCAAGAAAGATGAACCCTATCGCTTCATCTCTGCACCTGAATTCGCTCATCTATTCAGTCGTTCTTTACTTGGAGAGGCTCTTTCTCATGATCTTGAAAGTAATTACGAGAAAACCAGTGTGCATCCCGCTGCTTTAGTGAAAGAAAAGTATGGTATATCAAATTTCGACCTTCTAAGAGTGAATTTAGCGAGAGAATGGTTGCTAATGAAGCGCAACGCCTTCTTgtacatttttaaaacatttcagaTTACAGTCATGTCGATTTTTGCATTCACTGTGTTCTTTAGAACAACGATGAAAAGTGGTCAGCTTAAAGATGGTGGAAAATATATGGGAGCATTGTTCTTTAGTCTCCTTACTGTGATGTTTAATGGTGCTGCTGAGCTGGCGCTAACTGTTATGAGGCTTCCTGTCTTCTTCAAACAAAGAGATTCTTTGTTTTACCCTGCATGGGCATTCGCCCTCCCTATTTGGCTTTTGAAGATTCCAATATCAGTCGTGGAGTCTTGCATATGGATTCTTATGACATATTACACCATTGGGTTTGCTCCTTCAGTTAGCAGGTTTTTTAAACAACTTTTGGCTTATATCTGCGTACACCAAATGGCTTTGTGTCTCTTTCGATTTCTTGCTTCACTTGGGAGAATACAGGTGGTTGCTAGTGCTCTTGGTACCTTTACACTGCTATTAGTTTTTGTATTCGGTGGATTCATCGTAGCAAAAG ATGACATTGAGCCATGGATGATATGGGGCTATTACGCTTCACCCATGATGTATGGACAGAATGCCATCATGCTCAATGAGTTTTTAGACGATAGATGGAACACT CCGAATCCTGACCCACGAATCAATGAACCTACAGTAGGCAAGGTTCTTCTTAGTTCAAGAGGCATGTTCATGAATGATTATATGTTTTGGGTTTGTGTTGGTGCACTCTGTGCGTATTCACTGATCTTTACTATCTTCTTCATTTTAGCACTCACTTACTTGAATC CTCTTAAAGATTCAAAAACTGTTGTTCCAACTGAAGATGAAGAAATTCAGCTCCCAACATCACCCACAGATCAAG GAAGGAAGGCAAATGGGTCTAAAAGGAAAGGAATGGTGCTTCCATTTAAGCCATTGTCACTTGCATTTAATCATGTCAATTACTATGTAGATATGCCTGCA GAAATGAAAACTCAAGGACTTGAGGATGATCATCTACAACTTCTACGAGATGTAAGTGGTGTCTTTAGACCTGGTATTTTGACAGCTTTAGTTGGTGTTAGTGGTGCTGGAAAGACTACTTTGATGGATGTTTTAGCCGGAAGAAAGACTGGTGGCTACATCGAAGGGAATATCAGCATTTCCGGCTACCCTAAGAATCAAGCAACATTTGCTCGTGTGAGTGGATATTGTGAACAAAATGATATCCATTCTCCACACGTTACAGTTTATGAATCTCTCGTGTATTCTGCATGGCTACGTCTCCCTCCAGATGTAACTCATGAATCACGACAC ATGTTTgtggaggaagttatgaatttgatCGAGTTAAATTCTGTAAGGAATTCGCTAGTCGGGCTTCCAGGTGTAGATGGTCTCTCGACTGAACAAAGAAAGAGACTCACAATAGCCGTTGAGTTGGTTGCTAATCCTTGCATTATCTTCATGGACGAGCCCACATCAGGGCTCGATGCAAGGGCTGCAGCCATTGTCATGCGAACAGTCAGGAACACGGTTGATACGGGTAGAACAGTTGTCTGCACGATTCACCAACCAAGCATCGACATTTTTGAAGCGTTTGATGAG CTTTTGTTGATGAAAAGAGGGGGTCAGGTTATTTACGCTGGACCTCTCGGACACCATTCTGACCTACTAATCGAATACTTCCAA tCAATTCCAGGGGTTACCGAGATAAAAGATGGTCAAAATCCAGCGACATGGATGCTTGATGTCAGTTCTTCCATGGTTGAAGCTCATCTTGGTATTGATTTTGCAACAACCTATGCTAATTCAGAACTGTATAG GAGGAACCAGGAGCTCATAAAGGAGCTGAGCACACCAGCACCAGGATCCCGAGACCTCCATTTTAAGACAAAGTACTCACAATCGTTTTTCACACAATACAAAGCCTGTTTTTGGAAACAACGTTTGTCTTACTGGAGACATCCACAATACAATGTTGTTCGGTTCTTGATGACAATGATAATTGGGATTATTTTCGGGATAATCTTCTGGAACAAAGGCCAACAAAC GAGTCGGCAACAAGATCTGATGAACATGTTGGGAGCAATGTATGCTGCTGTCATGTTTCTTGGAGGAACCAATACTTCTTCTGTACAAGCTGTGGTATCCATTGAAAGAACCGTTTTCTATCGTGAAAAAGCTGCAGGGATGTATTCACCACTCCCATATGCATTTGCTCAG GTTGCAATCGAGGTGATTTATGTTTGCATTCAAACGTTCATTTACAGTCTTCTACTTTTCTTGATGATTGGATTCGCATGGTCAGCTAGAAAGTTCTTCTGGTTCTACTTCTTTGTGTGTATGTGCTTCACTTACTTCACATTATATGGGATGATGCTTGTAGCCCTCACTCCAAACTACCACATTGCTGCCATTACCATGTCCTTCTTCCTCAGTTTCTGGAACTTGTTCTCTGGCTTCCTAATCCCTAGAACA CAAATTCCGATATGGTGGAGGTGGTATTACTGGGGTTCTCCAGTGGCTTGGACATTGTATGGGCTTATTACATCTCAAGTTGGTGAAAATGAGAACCTTGTTGAAGTTCCTGGAGCTGATTCCATGTCTGTGAAGGCGTTCATCAAGAGTTTCTTGGGATATGATTATGATTTTCTTCCTTATGTTGCAATGGCTCATGTTCTTTGGGTTGTTCTCTTCTTTATTGTCTTTGCTTGTGGAATCAAATTTCTTAATTTTCAAAAACGATAG